The sequence TTGATGATGTCACGCAACTTGGCACGACGTTGCAGACGAGTAGCAAAAACTTCCGGACGGAGCTTCAAATCATCCACACGAATACGTTCCATCTTGGACATATCCATGTCATCCCCATCGGGATAAAGAGTGTATGGATCATAGGCACGACCCAGGAAGCCTGCTGTGCCGCCTTTGCCTACCACATTGGATTCCTGCAAAGGTCTGGGTAGCATGACGAAAGGCAACATCGGTGTTTCAGGCGGTCTGAGCTTGGCGATGTTTGAACCGAAGTTTGGGAAATCCTTGGGATCGGGTGGCTCCAACTGACCTGATGGGCTGACTTTGTCAGTCGTGTATCCCGTCATGAGCTGGTAGATCGCAGCAGTATGATTGAACAATCCATTGGGCGTATAGCTCATGGAGCGAATCATCGTGAACTTGTCGTTCACCTCGGCTAATTTCGGCAGAATCTCAGTGAATTGCGTACCAGGCAGCTTGGTCTTAATTGGTTTGAACTGACTACGAACATTGTCAGGCACGTTTTCCTTTGGATCCCAAAGATCGATATGACTGGGACCACCCTGAAGGTAAACCATGATCACACTTTTCGCTTTGCCGAAGCCCTTTCCACCTTTTGGTGTTTTTTCACTGGCTGAGGCAGACTGCAAACGAAAGAGTGTGCCCAAGCTGATGCCGAGCAGGCCTGAACCGCCCACGCGAAGGACATCTCGACGACTGTATCCCAACTGACGATCGCACAGGTCTTTTCCAGCATGACCAGGAACAATAATCATCTTTAGCTCCGCTAGGCGATTAGTGATTGAAGAGGAACGCAGGACTGTTAATCAGGGCCCAGGCCAGATCCTGTGCCGCCGTCAGTCGAGGGTTGGATATCTGTGAAGTGCTCATTTGAGCGTCATGTCTGAGTTGCACGAGCCTGTTATCCAGCGGAACAGGCTTGCTGACTTCCGCCAGCAGATTCCGCAATTCATTTAGCTTAGGATCGACAGGAAGTGGCATCCGGGCTGCTGCCAGCATTTGCTGTTTCTTCTGCAGTTCAGGATCAGCATAACGGTAATACTTGAGCAGAGCATCCTTCTGCTTGGCGTTTTGATATTTAATCGGCTGTTCAAGAATCGTTCGATACTCGTCTACCAAGCCATTTATCACAGTTGCTTTCGGAGCTGTCGTTGCAGATAGTCTGAATCGACCCAGAGTATGATCGACCTGGTTGAACCTCTGCAGCAACTTGAAGGTAATGACCGTACCGCCTTCGTGAGCGATTGGCTCCTTGAGTTGAAAGATCACCCAATGTGAGATGCCTGTCTGAGGCACCACAGCCCAGCCTCGCTGATCATTGGTTTTACCATCTATTAGCTGGCTTGCTGCAAATTCACCCTGAGCAAAGTCAGCGGTAGCTGATGCGAAGTCCACCTTTTTCGACTTGGTTGGATCATTTCTGGGAGCAGCGGTCACTTCAAACTCTGATAAGACGAAATTGCCATTCGGTGCACGGCCTGGCCCTGTGCCTGGCAGTTTCTCATCCATTAACACTTCCAGCCGCAGTGCCGAAATGCCTTTAACATCGGTAGCAACAGTTACGGTATAGTCCGATTTTTTTAATTCGCCGGATGCCAGCAATGACAAGTCATCAAGCTTGTCCAGCCGTGATCCATTGGATGCTGTAAAGGTTGACGGGTTCAATCGGAACCAATCCGTCAAACTCGCTTTGGACTTCTGATGTTCTTCAGCCTTCCTGGCAAGAAGCACGTTTTCCATTCCTGCGATTTCGGCTTCCAGTCGCTTTACCGTTTCCAGTCGTTCTTTCTCTTTCCTTGCCAACTCCGGGGCGATGGCTTTTTCATGATTTTCGAGGTTGGATTTAGCTTTATTGATGGCATCCAGTCGTTCCTTTTCCTTGTTGGCAAAGACAGGCTTCCACCATTGCTCTCGTTCATTCAGTTCCTTCATCAGCAATGCATGATCCTTGTTGACTTCAGTAAATGTTGCTAGTGCTTTGTTCAACTCATCTGCAGAAGCAGGTCTGTTCAATATTCGCAAGAACAACTGATTGACCAGTGCTGCATTATCCTTTTCCTGCTGAACGAGTTTCACAATCGCGTTATTGGTATCGTTGATTGCATCCGCCACTGTCTGGCCATTCACCAGTGCCATAACCGGACCCAGTTGCAACCCGGAACTACGTTCACATTCACAGGCGCTTTCTCGTACCGGCCTGCCCAGTGCTGCCAGGAAGCCTGTTGGAAGTTCTACCCCTACATCGGGCAATGCAGCTGCACGAGTACCAGCAGGCACACCCGGGATATTAGTTACTGAACCAGTTACCTTGTAGACCGAGTCGTAGAGCACTTCGGCAGGTAGTCTTTTTGGCGTAGCATGTGAGAAATTCAATTTGTCATCTGCATTCCAGCGGTGACTGGATACTGAAAGTTGATACGTTCTGGATTTGGCAATCAGGGATATCATTGCCCGAACATTAAAGCCACTTTTAATAAATTCCTGAGTCAGAAAATCGAGCAACTCAGGATTGGATGGAGGATTGCCAGCACGGATGTCATCAAGTGGCTCAATCAGGCCAACGCCCATCAGGTATCCCCAGATGCGGTTGACATAACTTCTAGCAAAGTACTGATTATCTTTAGCTGTAATCCAATGTGCCAACTGGTCACGCCGTGAAGCAGGTGAGGTAGCCGATGTTGTTGCCTTGTAAGGAAATTGAGGCTGCGTTATCTGCTGTGTCCGTTCGTGCTTGATCTCACCGTTTGGCGTGTCTTCCACGATTTCATAAAAGGGCTTAGGTCTTTCTACATCGGTGCCACCAATGGTTCGATTGTTGCTGGCTGGATCAGTTTTCAATTGAACCTGAGCAAAGTAAGCTGCAGTCTGATAGTAGTTATCCTGTGTCCATCGTTCAAAGGGGTGATCGTGACACTTGTTGCAATTGAACCTTACCCCGAGGAACAAGTGCGTGGTGTTTTCCATCATGCTGGTAGAATCACGCAGAATTTTGTAATACGATGCTGCAGGATTATTCTTGTTTGAGCCCTTCGCGGTCAGAATTTTGCGCACGAATTGATCGTACGGAGTATTCTTGTCCACTTCTTCACGAATCCACTGACGAAACGATGCTGCTCCTTCCTGTGCAAGGAACTTGCGATTCACTTGAAGCAAATCAGCCCATTTGTTAGTCCAGTAGTCAATAAATTCTGTTGAACCAATCAGCTTATCAATCAACGCTTCTCGCTTGTTCTTGCTACCCGTGTTCTCGTTCAAGAAAGACTGGATTGCTTCTGGTGTCGGAGGCAAACCGGTAAGATCGAGATAAGCTCTACGAATGAATTCAAGATCGGTGCAAAGCTCCGAAGGCAGAATTTTCAACCGTTGCCATTTGGCAGCGACTAACTCATCGATTCGATTGTACGATGGTGGCTGTTTCCAGGTGAAGCTTGTTCGATCGCCCATTACTGTTAGTGTTGTAGCAGCATAGGCACCTTCAAAGCGAGCCAGGATGGGTGCTTCCCCTCGGCGTACTGCAGTTAATAAGGCAGCTTTATTGTGAGTAGCTACTTCAGTGTTGCCACTTTCTACAATCGCTTCCTGACTGACATCTTTCTGAGTTCCATCTGCATATCTGGCAATGATTCTGAACTGCTGCTTGTTGCCTTCCCGTTGAATGATCGGATTCCTGGGGAAGATTTCGATCTCCGCTACTCGAGGCGAATTGTGCTTGAGAATTGCGCCTTGGCCGATCCACTTCTTGATTATCTCATAATAAGCCTCTCCTGGTTTGGTGAGTTGACCTCCGACGTGTGGAACTGCGGCAGAGGCTTTCAGGAGCATCAAACTATTGTCGGGTGAAGCGACATTGGTTCGGCGGGAAGCTAATTCATCAGTAAATGCCCGAACATCGAAGATTGGATCGTATCCCCGCAAACTTAATTTGAATCCAGCCTTGCCGGCCTGCGCTCCATGGCATGTACCGGCATTACATCCCATTTTGGATAAGACTGGCATGACATCCTGAACGTAATCAATCGACTCGGTTTGATTCTGCTTGCATTCCACTTGAATATATCCACGCTGGTTGCCAAGCGCAAACTGGACTCTTGCCTGCCCTGCACCGGTTGATCGAATCAGGCCTGTTGGTTCGATAACCAGTAGATTTGAATCGGCCTTGTACTTGGCCTGTCTGGTAACATCAACAACATCAGTGCTGCCATCTTTTTGTCGTATGGTGCCGAAAATCAAAACCTGGGCATAGTCATAGGGCCCTTGTAATGCAATCGTCTGATCAACAGGACTCAGGCTGATCAATTCCGTGCCGGCTGGCAGTGCTTCCTGTTCGTTCTTTGATTGTGGTCGATCTGCACGAACTACGGTTTGTGTTGCATCCTGATTCACCTTGGGGGCAACTGGAACTGCCTTCAGGATTTTGCCAGTGGATGTCTCAACAATTCGCAGTAGCCCATCAGAACCAGCTGTTGCAACTTGCTCGCCATGCGGATGACACGCTACCGCGAACAATGCCGAGTTATCTATCTTCACCTGGGCTATCTGCTTCACACCTTCTTTGTGATAACTCTCCAGTTTTTTCTTTTCTTCCGCATTGCGGCCAAATACTTCCTTGGCCATGATCTTACGCAACTCTTCGGGGAGCTTGGTGTCGAATTCGTAGCCATATACTCCCAGTGTGCCTGACATATCCAGACTGCTGACAGCAGCAATCCGTTTCCCATCACGAGAAACAGCAACACCATTAATCCGACCAGGTATGCCAGGCAATTCGCGAACGAGATTGGAATCATCACCAATTTTGCGTTCTACATCACGGAAGATGCGATAGACCTTGGGAATGCCATCCGAACCACCCACGACGATTTCATCTCGTGATGGATGGCTCGCAACGCTGTTAATGCCGCCGCGTAAAGCACCGGGAGTGATAGAGGTGATATTGTCGACGAACCGCTGAGTCGCCACTTCCGTGAGTTTGGAAGTCATATCCCTGCTGACAGAGACGAGATGAGTTCCCTTGGGATTGAAACTGGTATCGAGTGGCCAATCGCTATGTGAGCCCTGCTGAAGAACCTGTTTGCCAGTTTTAGCATCAATGGCCCGGACAGTATTATCAGAACAGCCGAACGCTATCTTGCTGCCGTCTGGCGACCAACTGATTCCATACAGCGTATCAAATCCGAAAGATGCTGATATCACAAGTTTTCTATCAGCCAGCTTCCAGACTTGTATTTCACCCATCCGTGCTGGCAACCCGCCGGCAGCAGCAAGATATTGACCATCTGGCGAAAACTTTACCGACTGGATGCGCTCCGACATGCCAATCAAACGCGCTTCCAACTGACTCATATCGGATCGGTAGAGAAGAATTTCGTGAAACCCGGCAATGGCAAGCCATTTACCATCTGGCGAGTAATCAATGGAAGTTACGACTGGCTGTCTTGAATACACCGGAGGGTGAGCCTGATCATAGAAACTGGCAACAGTTGCCGAATCGTTCTTCGCACCCTGAGCAATCCATTTCCTGATGAGTTCAATTTCTGAATCAGATAGTGGTGGTCGGCCATCTGGTGGCATGGCTGCTTTGCCTTCATGAGGTGTTATTTCCTCCACGAGGTAACTGGCTTCAGGCTTGCCTGGAACAATCGCTTTTTTGCCCGATTCGCCACCGGCCAGTAACTTCTCAAAGCTAGTCATTACATAATCAGACTTGGCTTTGGCAGGTTGATGACACCCCTGACAATGCGCCTGCAGTATCGGCTTGATTTGCTTTTCAAAACTAACCGCAACAGGTTGTGTTGTCTCTTGCGCAAGGGTTGAAACAACAATCAAGTCAAACCAGACAATCAACAGCAAGCCGCTGGAGAGAGTACGACACAACATTGAATCTTCCTGTGAACAATACTTCCATCAGGCAGGGTAAACCGGCAGTAGGTATAGTCTAACCTCTCTGAATCCTGCTGCAATCATAACTTCTGGGAAGTTTTCACAAAAAATATAATTATCGACTTACAACAGGGATTACTTTCCCATTAATGCAGCTTTCATTTTCTCCCACCGACTGGTACGTTCAGTCTCCAGCACTGAAATTCGCTTGCTGATCCATGTATGAGAGTGCTTCGAGTCTTCGACTGGAGATGTGGCAGGCTGAATGGCAGGCGGCTGAGGTTTCTGTTTGAATACTTTGGTTGCCGAAGGTTCCTTCTCTGTTTTATCATCCTTTATTGCAATTTCTGGAGCAGCAGGCAAAGTTGGTTGTGTCAAAGGTTGACTGACAACTGCTGCTGTTGCCAGACTCTGCTTCAGCTGCATGAGTTCCAGATTG is a genomic window of Planctomycetia bacterium containing:
- a CDS encoding DUF1501 domain-containing protein, whose amino-acid sequence is MIIVPGHAGKDLCDRQLGYSRRDVLRVGGSGLLGISLGTLFRLQSASASEKTPKGGKGFGKAKSVIMVYLQGGPSHIDLWDPKENVPDNVRSQFKPIKTKLPGTQFTEILPKLAEVNDKFTMIRSMSYTPNGLFNHTAAIYQLMTGYTTDKVSPSGQLEPPDPKDFPNFGSNIAKLRPPETPMLPFVMLPRPLQESNVVGKGGTAGFLGRAYDPYTLYPDGDDMDMSKMERIRVDDLKLRPEVFATRLQRRAKLRDIINAGMPDVDKAVQEYNLGPYYDKALSLVLSGKARDAFDLSQESAKTRDSFGRNTFGQSLLLARRLVEAGTRVVEVIWPKVANSDNHSWDHHVELTKRMKTQSGPMLDAGLSALFTDLDERGMLNDTMVVVIGEFGRSPQKGVSTSGNGNSADGRDHWPYCYTAIVAGAGIKRGYVHGESDKTASSPKKDPVHPIEILATIYHAFGIDPHTLVYNHLNQPRELVQAQPASALFA
- a CDS encoding DUF1553 domain-containing protein: MLCRTLSSGLLLIVWFDLIVVSTLAQETTQPVAVSFEKQIKPILQAHCQGCHQPAKAKSDYVMTSFEKLLAGGESGKKAIVPGKPEASYLVEEITPHEGKAAMPPDGRPPLSDSEIELIRKWIAQGAKNDSATVASFYDQAHPPVYSRQPVVTSIDYSPDGKWLAIAGFHEILLYRSDMSQLEARLIGMSERIQSVKFSPDGQYLAAAGGLPARMGEIQVWKLADRKLVISASFGFDTLYGISWSPDGSKIAFGCSDNTVRAIDAKTGKQVLQQGSHSDWPLDTSFNPKGTHLVSVSRDMTSKLTEVATQRFVDNITSITPGALRGGINSVASHPSRDEIVVGGSDGIPKVYRIFRDVERKIGDDSNLVRELPGIPGRINGVAVSRDGKRIAAVSSLDMSGTLGVYGYEFDTKLPEELRKIMAKEVFGRNAEEKKKLESYHKEGVKQIAQVKIDNSALFAVACHPHGEQVATAGSDGLLRIVETSTGKILKAVPVAPKVNQDATQTVVRADRPQSKNEQEALPAGTELISLSPVDQTIALQGPYDYAQVLIFGTIRQKDGSTDVVDVTRQAKYKADSNLLVIEPTGLIRSTGAGQARVQFALGNQRGYIQVECKQNQTESIDYVQDVMPVLSKMGCNAGTCHGAQAGKAGFKLSLRGYDPIFDVRAFTDELASRRTNVASPDNSLMLLKASAAVPHVGGQLTKPGEAYYEIIKKWIGQGAILKHNSPRVAEIEIFPRNPIIQREGNKQQFRIIARYADGTQKDVSQEAIVESGNTEVATHNKAALLTAVRRGEAPILARFEGAYAATTLTVMGDRTSFTWKQPPSYNRIDELVAAKWQRLKILPSELCTDLEFIRRAYLDLTGLPPTPEAIQSFLNENTGSKNKREALIDKLIGSTEFIDYWTNKWADLLQVNRKFLAQEGAASFRQWIREEVDKNTPYDQFVRKILTAKGSNKNNPAASYYKILRDSTSMMENTTHLFLGVRFNCNKCHDHPFERWTQDNYYQTAAYFAQVQLKTDPASNNRTIGGTDVERPKPFYEIVEDTPNGEIKHERTQQITQPQFPYKATTSATSPASRRDQLAHWITAKDNQYFARSYVNRIWGYLMGVGLIEPLDDIRAGNPPSNPELLDFLTQEFIKSGFNVRAMISLIAKSRTYQLSVSSHRWNADDKLNFSHATPKRLPAEVLYDSVYKVTGSVTNIPGVPAGTRAAALPDVGVELPTGFLAALGRPVRESACECERSSGLQLGPVMALVNGQTVADAINDTNNAIVKLVQQEKDNAALVNQLFLRILNRPASADELNKALATFTEVNKDHALLMKELNEREQWWKPVFANKEKERLDAINKAKSNLENHEKAIAPELARKEKERLETVKRLEAEIAGMENVLLARKAEEHQKSKASLTDWFRLNPSTFTASNGSRLDKLDDLSLLASGELKKSDYTVTVATDVKGISALRLEVLMDEKLPGTGPGRAPNGNFVLSEFEVTAAPRNDPTKSKKVDFASATADFAQGEFAASQLIDGKTNDQRGWAVVPQTGISHWVIFQLKEPIAHEGGTVITFKLLQRFNQVDHTLGRFRLSATTAPKATVINGLVDEYRTILEQPIKYQNAKQKDALLKYYRYADPELQKKQQMLAAARMPLPVDPKLNELRNLLAEVSKPVPLDNRLVQLRHDAQMSTSQISNPRLTAAQDLAWALINSPAFLFNH